Proteins found in one Sorghum bicolor cultivar BTx623 chromosome 1, Sorghum_bicolor_NCBIv3, whole genome shotgun sequence genomic segment:
- the LOC8056842 gene encoding proline-rich receptor-like protein kinase PERK5, with amino-acid sequence MATPADGDDVSPSPFNSSPEPSDSDPGLGSPPPSLTPSVSPPPAPMENSSALSPPAPAARGSPPVAPSRDSPPSQPASKHSGGDSNKSGGRSKSGSSSNEATQVGVIVVGVVIGALAFGLLMCIAACVCCLKKKKRKKPPHMNMPYYTDEHGNVFYANSMPKWQNSAMDHGWHAPYSPASGDMSGSHGPAGQVPAPSPGMPSLGFSKSSFSYEELAAATGGFSSANVLGQGGFGYVYRGVLAGSGKEVAVKQLKAGSGQGEREFQAEVEIISRVHHRHLVTLVGYCIAGSSQRLLVYEFVPNNTLEYHLHGKGVPVMEWPRRLAIALGSAKGLAYLHEDCHPRIIHRDIKAANILLDENFEAKVADFGLAKLTTDTNTHVSTRVMGTFGYLAPEYASSGKLTDKSDVFSFGVMLLELITGKRPIDPTNYMEDSLVDWARPLLAHALSGEGNFDELLDPRLENRINRQELERMCASAAAAVRHSAKRRPKMKQIVRALEGDASLDDLNEGVKPGQSMMFSSGSENDSGGNYASNINRFRKVAFESSEYSNEYSGTSEYGADSEDGASRRQQHR; translated from the exons ATGGCCACTCCAGCTGATGGCGACGATGTGTCGCCATCTCCTTTCAACTCGTCGCCGGAGCCCTCCGACTCGGACCCAGGCTTGGGCTCGCCACCGCCATCACTCACACCGTCGGTGTCACCGCCACCGGCGCCGATGGAGAATAGCAGCGCGTTGTCACCCCCGGCACCTGCGGCCAGAGGCTCGCCGCCGGTAGCGCCGTCAAGGGACTCCCCGCCGTCACAACCGGCTTCGAAGCACAGCGGTGGTGACTCCAACAAGAGTGGCGGCCGCAGCAAGAGCGGAAGTAGTAGCAACGAGGCAACACAGGTAGGTGTCATCGTGGTCGGCGTGGTGATCGGTGCCCTAGCCTTCGGCCTGCTGATGTGCATCGCCGCATGCGTGTGCTGcctcaagaaaaaaaagaggaagaaGCCCCCGCACATGAACATGCCATACTACACCGACGAGCACG GGAACGTCTTCTACGCGAACAGCATGCCCAAGTGGCAGAACAGCGCGATGGACCACGGCTGGCACGCGCCCTACTCGCCGGCGAGCGGGGACATGAGCGGCTCTCACGGGCCTGCCGGGCAGGTGCCGGCGCCGTCGCCGGGCATGCCGTCGCTGGGGTTctccaagagctccttctcgtaCGAGGAgctggcggcggcgacgggcgGCTTCTCGTCGGCGAACGTGCTGGGGCAGGGCGGGTTCGGGTACGTGTACAGGGGCGTGCTCGCGGGCAGCGGCAAGGAAGTGGCCGTGAAGCAGCTCAAGGCCGGGAGCGGGCAGGGCGAGCGCGAGTTCCAGGCCGAGGTGGAGATCATCAGCCGAGTCCACCACCGCCACCTCGTCACCCTTGTCGGGTACTGCATCGCCGGCTCCTCCCAGCGCCTGCTTGTCTACGAGTTCGTGCCCAACAATACCCTCGAGTACCACCTCCACG GGAAGGGCGTGCCGGTGATGGAGTGGCCGAGGAGGCTCGCCATCGCCCTCGGCTCCGCCAAGGGCCTGGCTTACCTGCACGAAGATT GCCACCCCAGGATCATCCACCGTGATATCAAGGCGGCCAACATCCTTTTGGACGAAAATTTCGAGGCTAAG GTCGCGGATTTCGGACTTGCCAAGCTGACCACAGACACCAACACGCACGTCTCCACGCGCGTCATGGGAACTTTCGG GTATTTGGCCCCGGAGTACGCGTCGAGCGGCAAGCTCACCGACAAGTCCGACGTGTTCTCCTTCGGCGTCATGCTCCTGGAGCTCATCACCGGCAAGAGACCGATTGATCCCACGAACTACATGGAGGACAGCCTGGTTGACTGG GCGAGGCCCCTCTTGGCGCACGCCTTGTCCGGAGAAGGCAACTTCGACGAGCTGCTGGACCCGCGGCTGGAGAACAGGATCAACCGGCAGGAGCTGGAGCGGATGtgtgcctccgccgccgccgccgtccgccaCTCAGCCAAGCGGCGGCCCAAGATGAAACAG ATTGTTCGTGCTCTGGAAGGGGACGCGTCGCTGGACGACCTGAACGAGGGGGTGAAGCCAGGGCAGAGCATGATGTTCAGCTCTGGCTCGGAGAACGACTCCGGCGGCAACTACGCGTCCAACATCAACAGGTTCAGGAAGGTGGCCTTCGAGAGCAGCGAGTACAGCAACGAGTACAGCGGGACAAGCGAATACGGCGCTGATTCCGAGGATGGGGCGTCCCGGCGGCAGCAACATCGCTGA
- the LOC8056844 gene encoding uncharacterized protein LOC8056844 isoform X2, producing MACCFLRVAAAPRLLLYRAAASRQLPSPLTVFRKGFSEQSVLPVTDSSECFQGPSVQNTPRIPLYDDSISSSILDTLSNPTEVVPHADPSKSRIMLVDGTSVMYRSYYKILAQLQHGQLEHADGNGDWVLTIFKALSLLLDMLEFIPSHAAVVFDHDGMTFRHMLYPAYKSNRTPTPDTVVQGMQYLKASIKAMSIKVIEVPGVEADDVIGTLAVNSVSAGYKVRIVSPDKDFFQILSPSLRLLRIAPRGSGMVSFGVEDFVKRYGALKPSQFVDVVALSGDKADNIPGVEGIGDINAVKLITKFGSLENLLKSVDEVEDDRIKQALISHSEQAILCKSLATLRSDLPSYMVPFKTADLAYKKPQDDGVKFIKLLRALEAYAEGSSADPIIRRATYLWNKLK from the exons ATGGCCTGCTGCTTCCTCCGCGTCGCTGCGGCGCCCCGCCTCCTCCTCTACCGCGCCGCCGCTTCGCGGCAGCTCCCGTCGCCACTCACCGTATTCAGGAAG GGTTTTTCGGAGCAGTCAGTTCTGCCAGTCACAGACTCGTCTGAGTGTTTTCAAGGACCATCAGTGCAGAATACTCCACGGATTCCACTGTATGATGACAGCATATCCTCAAGCATATTAGACACATTGTCGAATCCGACTGAGGTTGTCCCTCATGCTGATCCTTCAAAGAGCAGAATAATGCTAGTTGACGGAACGTCGGTTATGTACAGATCCTACTACAAGATATTAG CACAGCTGCAGCACGGCCAGTTGGAGCATGCTGATGGAAATGGGGATTGGGTTTTAACTATATTCAAAGCTCTATCCCTG CTTCTTGACATGCTGGAGTTCATTCCATCTCATGCTGCG GTTGTGTTTGATCACGATG GAATGACCTTTCGTCATATGTTGTACCCTGCTTACAAGAGCAACCGCACTCCAACACCCGACACAGTTGTCCAGGGCATGCAATACTTGAAGGCATCCATTAAGGCGATGTCAATAAAAGTAATTGAG GTTCCAGGCGTTGAAGCTGATGATGTTATTGGCACCCTGGCCGTAAACAGTGTTTCAGCTGGTTACAAG GTACGGATTGTCTCTCCTGATAAAGACTTCTTCCAAATTTTGTCACCTTCTTTGCGTCTGCTCAGGATTGCTCCACGTGGATCAGG GATGGTTTCATTTGGAGTTGAAGACTTCGTCAAGCGATATGGAGCACTGAAACCCTCACAGTTTGTTGATGTTGTTGCACTTTCAGGAGACAAAGCTGACAATATACCTG GAGTTGAGGGGATTGGAGATATTAATGCAGTAAAGCTGATAACCAAGTTCG GTTCCTTGGAGAATCTACTGAAATCCGTGGATGAAGTTGAGGATGATCGGATTAAACAG GCTTTGATTTCTCACTCGGAACAGGCAATCCTTTGCAAAAGCCTG GCCACGTTGCGTTCTGATCTTCCTTCTTATATGGTTCCTTTCAAGACAGCCGACCTTGCATATAAGAAGCCACAG GATGATGGAGTCAAATTCATAAAACTCTTACGAGCATTGGAAGCATATGCA
- the LOC8056843 gene encoding coatomer subunit gamma-1, translating into MPRSLAGGDLAVPEMAQPYMKKDDDDEDVEYSPFFGIEKGAVLQEARAFHDPQLDVRRCSQVITKLLYLLNQGETFTKVEATEVFFAVTKLFQSSDAGLRRLVYLMIKELSPSSDEVIIVTSSLMKDMNSKTDMYRANAIRVLCRIIDGTLLTQIERYLKQAIVDKNPVVASAALVSGIHLAQANPEIVKRWSNEVQEAVQSRAPLVQFHGLALLHQIRQNDRLAVSKLVSSLTRGSVRSPLAQCLLIRYTSQVMRESSMNTQNGDRPFFDFLESSLRHKAEMVVLEAARKITEMDVTSRELAPAITVLQLYLNSSKPVLRFAAVRTLNKVAMTRPLAVTNCNVDLESLMSDQNRSIATLAITTLLKTGNESSVDRLIKQITNFMSDIADEFKIVVVEAIRSLCLKFPLKYRSMLNFLSNSLREEGGFEYKKAIVDSIVALISEIPDAKEIGLLHLCEFIEDCEFTYLSSQILHFLGNEGPRTSDPSRYIRYIYNRVILENATVRASAVSTLAKFGALVDTLKPQIFVLLQRCLFDTEDEVRDRATLYLQTLSGEVAIGNDEKDAKDFLFGSFDVPLANLEASLRTYEPSEEPFDISLVSREVRSLPLKEKAAPGKKPPAAAAAPAPVSTVDAYQKMLSSIPEFSGFGRLFKSSEPMELTEAETEYAVSVVKHIYDGYIVLQYNCTNTIEEQLLEDVTVCVDASDAEEFSEICSKPLTSLPYNSPGQVFVAFEKPEGVPAVGKFSNLLKFTVKEVDTTTGEADEDGVEDEYQLEDFEIVSSDYMLRVAVSNFRNAWENMDPESERVDEYGLGVRESLAEAVNAVINILGMQPCEGTEVVPRNARSHTCLLSGVFIGNAKVLVRLSFGLSGPNEVAMKLAVRSDDSEVSDKIHEIVASG; encoded by the exons ATGCCTCGCTCACTCGCCGGCGGTGACCTTGCCGTACCGGAGATGGCGCAGCCGTACATGAagaaggacgacgacgacgaagacG TCGAGTATTCACCATTCTTTGGGATCGAGAAGGGGGCTGTTCTGCAGGAGGCACGGGCTTTCCATGATCCACAACTTGATGTGAGACGATGTTCGCAA GTCATCACCAAGCTATTATATTTACTTAATCAAGGAGAGACATTCACGAAG GTTGAGGCCACGGAAGTCTTCTTTGCAGTAACAAAGTTATTCCAGTCTAGCGATGCTGGTCTTAGGAGGCTAGTATATTTAATGATCAAAGAGCTCTCTCCATCGTCAGATGAG GTCATCATAGTCACAAGCTCATTGATGAAAGATATGAACAGCAAGACAGATATGTACCGTGCCAATGCTATTAGAGTTCTTTGTAGAATAATTGATGGTACCCTACTAACTCAAATTGAGAGATATTTGAAGCAAGCTATTGTTGACAAAAACCCAGTGGTTGCTAGTGCTGCTCTTGTTAGTGGCATCCACCTGGCCCAG GCAAACCCAGAAATTGTGAAAAGATGGAGCAACGAAGTCCAGGAAGCTGTTCAATCAAGAGCTCCACTTGTCCAGTTTCATGGTCTCGCTCTTCTTCACCAG ATTAGACAGAATGATCGTTTGGCTGTTAGCAAGTTAGTTTCTAGTTTGACAAGGGGATCTGTCCGTTCTCCTCTTGCACAATGTCTTCTTATTCGTTACACAAGCCAG GTTATGCGTGAGTCAAGCATGAACACTCAAAATGGTGACCGCCCATTTTTTGATTTTCTGGAATCATCCCTCAGACATAAAGCAGAAATGGTGGTCCTGGAAGCTGCACGGAAAATAACAGAGATGGATGTTACAAGCCGTGAATTGGCACCAGCGATTACTGTTTTACAGTTATACTTGAATTCATCCAAGCCTGTGCTTCGATTTGCTGCTGTCCGGACTCTCAATAAG GTTGCTATGACACGCCCTCTGGCGGTGACAAACTGCAACGTAGACTTGGAGAGTTTGATGTCAGACCAGAACAGGAGTATAGCGACCCTGGCAATCACTACTCTTCTTAAAACTGGCAATGAATCAAGTGTGGATCGCCTCATTAAACAAATTACCAATTTCATGTCTGATATAGCAGATGAATTCAAGATAGTTGTTGTTGAAGCTATACGGTCTCTGTGCTTGAAGTTCCCACTAAAATATCGCTCAAT GTTGAATTTTTTGAGCAACAGCTTGAGGGAAGAAGGGGGCTTTGAGTATAAAAAGGCCATAGTGGATTCAATAGTTGCTTTGATCAGTGAAATACCAGATGCCAAAGAAATTGGCCTGCTTCATCTCTGTGAATTCATTGAAGACTGTGAATTCACATATCTTTCTAGTCAG ATTTTGCATTTTTTGGGAAATGAAGGGCCAAGGACATCAGATCCAAGCAGATACATTCGCTACATTTACAACCGCGTGATATTGGAAAATGCGACTGTTCGTGCTAGTGCTGTCAGCACGTTGGCAAAGTTTGGTGCCCTGGTTGATACGCTCAAG CCTCAGATCTTTGTTCTCTTGCAACGATGCCTGTTTGATACTGAAGATGAG GTTCGTGATCGTGCTacactctatctccaaactctTAGTGGTGAAGTTGCCATTGGTAACGATGAGAAGGATGCGAAGGACTTCCTATTTGGATCCTTTGACGTGCCATTAGCCAACCTGGAAGCAAGCCTAAGAACTTAT GAACCTTCAGAAGAGCCATTTGACATATCTTTGGTGTCGAGAGAAGTCAGGTCGCTACCACTTAAAGAGAAGGCAGCCCCTGGCAAGAAGCcacctgccgctgccgctgcccctGCACCTGTTTCAACCGTTGATGCTTATCAGAAAATGCTTTCATCCATTCCTGAGTTCTCTGGGTTTGGAAGACTCTTCAAG TCCTCTGAACCCATGGAGCTGACAGAGGCAGAAACTGAATATGCTGTTAGTGTGGTTAAGCACATTTATGACGGCTACATTGTATTGCAGTACAATTGTACAAACACTATAGAAGAACAACTGCTAGAAGAT GTCACTGTTTGCGTTGATGCCTCTGATGCTGAGGAGTTTTCAGAGATTTGTTCAAAGCCTCTTACAAGCTTGCCGTATAATTCACCCGGGCAAGTTTTTGTTGCTTTTGAAAAGCCAGAGGGTGTACCTGCTGTTGGGAAATTTTCAAATTTGTTGAAGTTCACAGTTAAAGAG GTTGACACAACTACAGGGgaagctgatgaggatggtgtgGAGGATGAATACCAGTTAGAGGACTTTGAAATTGTTTCATCTGATTATATGCTGAGGGTTGCTGTCTCCAACTTTAGGAACGCCTGGGAAAATATGGACCCAGAAAGTGAGCGTGTCGATGAGTATGGACTTGGGGTTAGAGAAAGTTTGGCTGAGGCTGTCAATGCTGTCATTAATATCCTTGGGATGCAGCCGTGTGAG GGCACTGAGGTTGTACCAAGAAATGCAAGATCACACACCTGCCTGCTATCTGGCGTGTTTATTGGCAACGCGAAGGTCCTAGTTAGGTTGTCATTTGGACTGAGTGGGCCCAACGAAGTGGCAATGAAATTGGCTGTGAGATCAGATGACTCTGAAGTCAGTGATAAGATTCATGAGATTGTTGCCAGCGGATAA
- the LOC8056844 gene encoding uncharacterized protein LOC8056844 isoform X1 yields MACCFLRVAAAPRLLLYRAAASRQLPSPLTVFRKGFSEQSVLPVTDSSECFQGPSVQNTPRIPLYDDSISSSILDTLSNPTEVVPHADPSKSRIMLVDGTSVMYRSYYKILAQLQHGQLEHADGNGDWVLTIFKALSLLLDMLEFIPSHAAVVFDHDGVPYGHYTAMPSKECHMAKGMTFRHMLYPAYKSNRTPTPDTVVQGMQYLKASIKAMSIKVIEVPGVEADDVIGTLAVNSVSAGYKVRIVSPDKDFFQILSPSLRLLRIAPRGSGMVSFGVEDFVKRYGALKPSQFVDVVALSGDKADNIPGVEGIGDINAVKLITKFGSLENLLKSVDEVEDDRIKQALISHSEQAILCKSLATLRSDLPSYMVPFKTADLAYKKPQDDGVKFIKLLRALEAYAEGSSADPIIRRATYLWNKLK; encoded by the exons ATGGCCTGCTGCTTCCTCCGCGTCGCTGCGGCGCCCCGCCTCCTCCTCTACCGCGCCGCCGCTTCGCGGCAGCTCCCGTCGCCACTCACCGTATTCAGGAAG GGTTTTTCGGAGCAGTCAGTTCTGCCAGTCACAGACTCGTCTGAGTGTTTTCAAGGACCATCAGTGCAGAATACTCCACGGATTCCACTGTATGATGACAGCATATCCTCAAGCATATTAGACACATTGTCGAATCCGACTGAGGTTGTCCCTCATGCTGATCCTTCAAAGAGCAGAATAATGCTAGTTGACGGAACGTCGGTTATGTACAGATCCTACTACAAGATATTAG CACAGCTGCAGCACGGCCAGTTGGAGCATGCTGATGGAAATGGGGATTGGGTTTTAACTATATTCAAAGCTCTATCCCTG CTTCTTGACATGCTGGAGTTCATTCCATCTCATGCTGCG GTTGTGTTTGATCACGATG GAGTTCCATATGGTCATTATACTGCCATGCCATCCAAAGAATGTCACATGGCAAAAG GAATGACCTTTCGTCATATGTTGTACCCTGCTTACAAGAGCAACCGCACTCCAACACCCGACACAGTTGTCCAGGGCATGCAATACTTGAAGGCATCCATTAAGGCGATGTCAATAAAAGTAATTGAG GTTCCAGGCGTTGAAGCTGATGATGTTATTGGCACCCTGGCCGTAAACAGTGTTTCAGCTGGTTACAAG GTACGGATTGTCTCTCCTGATAAAGACTTCTTCCAAATTTTGTCACCTTCTTTGCGTCTGCTCAGGATTGCTCCACGTGGATCAGG GATGGTTTCATTTGGAGTTGAAGACTTCGTCAAGCGATATGGAGCACTGAAACCCTCACAGTTTGTTGATGTTGTTGCACTTTCAGGAGACAAAGCTGACAATATACCTG GAGTTGAGGGGATTGGAGATATTAATGCAGTAAAGCTGATAACCAAGTTCG GTTCCTTGGAGAATCTACTGAAATCCGTGGATGAAGTTGAGGATGATCGGATTAAACAG GCTTTGATTTCTCACTCGGAACAGGCAATCCTTTGCAAAAGCCTG GCCACGTTGCGTTCTGATCTTCCTTCTTATATGGTTCCTTTCAAGACAGCCGACCTTGCATATAAGAAGCCACAG GATGATGGAGTCAAATTCATAAAACTCTTACGAGCATTGGAAGCATATGCA